A region of Toxorhynchites rutilus septentrionalis strain SRP chromosome 1, ASM2978413v1, whole genome shotgun sequence DNA encodes the following proteins:
- the LOC129761312 gene encoding uncharacterized protein LOC129761312: MTGVMQDASSVVLYESDPRKNTAREKSKVYVNSHKTDETATTTTTQLKTSRYLHCEKEGHKLREYQAFRALSIDDRWRRVRALTLCQICLYGHGGRACRISSKCNVNGCQFKHHPLLHGKATTPVTQLGNINTHRPQDSGVLFRILPATLYGNSGQVNTFAFLDEGSSLTLVEGGLVAQLGIAGDSQPLCLRWTGNTSRVEKNSKTVTITVSGLEPQRRYQLVNARTVQNLDLPMQSFDVVRATKRFAHLRQLPIQSYHNDELHEAVKQFFAVEESGVRQLGDCLSAEEQRAQEMLEKTTKRIGRHYETGLQWMEEEIELPDSYGMALQRHQCLQRRMDRNPALRENISRQIKEYVEKGYAHRATPAELESANPRKAWFLPLGAVTNPNKPGKVRLIWDAAAKASGVSLNSVLLKGPDQLTLLPAILFRFRLYYIAVSADIEQMFHQLGIIQDDKNSLRFLWSDTADGPVKIYLMDVATFGATSSPASAQYVKNVNAQEHIKQYPRAVEGILKSHYVDDYLDSFGTETQAVKVSAEVRLIHHNGGFHLRNWRSNSERVLTELGEPAVIDSKNLNLDCGEQVDRVLGMLWTSSSDELSFSTRMSDEVTNLLHNDTRPTKRQVLRCVMSLFDPLGLLAPFIIHGKVLIQELWRAGTQWDETVSDEVFENWNRWTRMIEFISTLRIPRCYFPRATEDTYKDVQLHVFVDASEIAYSCAAYVRTTVGDCVLVSGKSKVAPLKPISIPRLELQACVLGARLLKFVQDNHPVVFSKRFLWTDSSTARSWIRSDPRRYKPFVAHRVGEILEITDVSEWRWVPSKLNPADEATKWGRGPYFHPDSQWFNRPDLLRLPEEKWPQMTGTVEVTTEDARPSVLFHFAMEPVLDFERFTTWKRMLRTTAYVLRFFFNISKPEQKRCGSLTQAELLDAERTIMKLVQRESYPDETAVLEQRDSQQNGHDRNSKLYQLMPAVDENGLLRQQSRVAVAKNMEYDARFPIILPPKHRAVRLLVEDYHRRYRHANNETIVNELRQRFTISSLRQLIRSVAYECQLCKIRKALPSNPPMAALPPARLAMHCRPFTYVGLDYFGPFLTKVGRSNVKR, from the coding sequence ATGACTGGGGTGATGCAAGACGCTTCAAGCGTAGTGCTGTATGAATCGGACCCACGAAAGAACACCGCAAGAGAGAAATCGAAAGTGTACGTCAATTCACATAAGACCGACGAGACAGCCACTACAACGACAACCCAGCTTAAGACCAGTAGGTATTTACATTGCGAGAAAGAAGGTCACAAGCTTCGCGAGTACCAAGCGTTTAGAGCGCTCTCAATCGATGATCGATGGCGACGGGTTAGGGCACTAACATTGTGTCAAATTTGTCTGTATGGACACGGCGGAAGAGCATGCCGTATTAGCAGCAAATGCAACGTAAACGGTTGTCAGTTCAAACACCATCCATTGCTGCACGGGAAAGCAACGACACCAGTAACGCAATTAGGGAATATCAATACCCATCGGCCCCAGGATTCCGGTGTTTTGTTCCGGATCTTACCCGCGACGTTGTACGGGAATTCGGGCCAGGTTAACACCTTCGCTTTTTTGGACGAGGGGTCATCATTAACCCTGGTCGAGGGCGGTCTGGTAGCGCAGCTTGGCATAGCAGGAGACTCGCAACCACTTTGTCTGAGGTGGACCGGGAATACGTCAAGAGTAGAGAAGAATTCAAAGACGGTGACGATTACTGTTTCGGGATTGGAACCACAGCGTCGTTACCAATTAGTGAATGCCCGCACGGTACAGAATTTAGACTTACCGATGCAATCCTTCGATGTAGTGAGGGCAACAAAGAGGTTTGCTCACCTGAGGCAGTTGCCGATTCAAAGCTACCATAACGACGAGCTACACGAAGCTGTTAAACAGTTCTTTGCTGTGGAGGAGAGTGGAGTAAGGCAGCTTGGGGACTGTCTCAGCGCGGAAGAACAGCGAGCTCAAGAAATGCTGGAAAAAACGACAAAGCGTATCGGCCGACACTACGAAACAGGTTTACAGTGGATGGAAGAAGAAATAGAGTTACCTGACAGCTACGGTATGGCATTGCAAAGGCATCAGTGTCTACAACGAAGGATGGACCGCAACCCAGCTCTACGTGAGAATATCAGTCGTCAAATAAAAGAGTACGTAGAAAAGGGTTATGCACATAGAGCGACGCCGGCCGAATTGGAGAGTGCGAACCCCAGGAAAGCTTGGTTTTTACCATTGGGAGCAGTTACGAACCCAAACAAACCAGGAAAGGTGCGACTCATCTGGGATGCAGCGGCGAAGGCCTCCGGTGTATCACTGAACAGTGTACTGCTGAAAGGACCGGACCAGCTTACCCTCTTACCCGCTATACTTTTCCGCTTTCGTCTGTACTATATTGCTGTTAGTGCAGACATAGAACAAATGTTCCACCAATTGGGTATAATACAGGATGACAAAAACTCATTACGCTTTCTGTGGAGCGATACTGCGGATGGGCCGGTCAAAATCTACCTGATGGACGTTGCGACGTTCGGTGCTACGAGCTCACCTGCTTCGGCGCAGTACGTCAAAAACGTGAATGCCCAGGAACACATCAAGCAATACCCAAGAGCTGTCGAAGGAATTTTAAAGAGCCACTATGTCGACGATTACCTCGACAGTTTTGGCACCGAAACGCAAGCGGTGAAGGTTTCGGCAGAAGTACGGCTGATTCATCACAACGGAGGATTCCATCTACGAAACTGGAGATCAAACAGTGAAAGGGTCCTAACGGAACTCGGAGAACCAGCGGTAATAGACAGCAAGAACCTTAACCTAGATTGCGGCGAACAGGTGGATCGCGTGCTTGGAATGCTGTGGACCTCAAGCTCTGACGAATTGAGCTTCTCCACCCGTATGAGCGATGAAGTTACGAACCTTCTGCACAATGACACCCGGCCGACAAAACGTCAGGTACTGCGGTGCGTAATGTCGTTGTTCGATCCCCTGGGATTACTTGCGCCGTTTATAATCCATGGAAAGGTGCTTATCCAAGAATTGTGGCGAGCTGGAACGCAGTGGGATGAAACAGTAAGCGATGAAGTGTTCGAAAACTGGAACCGCTGGACAAGGATGATAGAGTTCATTTCAACATTGAGAATACCCAGATGTTATTTTCCCCGAGCCACAGAAGACACGTATAAGGATGTTCAGCTTCACGTATTTGTCGATGCAAGTGAGATTGCTTATTCGTGTGCAGCTTATGTCCGAACGACCGTAGGCGACTGTGTGTTAGTTTCCGGAAAATCGAAGGTAGCTCCGCTAAAACCGATATCCATCCCGAGGCTCGAGCTACAAGCATGCGTTCTTGGAGCGCGTCTTCTTAAATTCGTGCAAGACAATCATCCGGTCGTGTTCTCCAAGAGATTCCTTTGGACAGACTCTTCGACAGCAAGATCTTGGATACGGTCGGACCCGCGACGCTACAAACCCTTCGTAGCTCATCGGGTGGGCGAGATATTGGAGATCACGGATGTCAGCGAATGGCGGTGGGTACCGTCCAAACTTAACCCTGCAGATGAAGCTACCAAGTGGGGCCGAGGACCTTATTTCCACCCAGATAGCCAATGGTTCAACCGGCCGGATCTCCTGCGACTTCCCGAGGAGAAATGGCCGCAAATGACTGGAACAGTGGAGGTGACAACCGAAGATGCTAGACCTTCGGTGTTGTTTCATTTCGCGATGGAACCAGTGCTGGATTTCGAACGATTTACGACCTGGAAGAGGATGTTACGCACTACGGCTTACGTTCTACGTTTCTTCTTCAACATCTCTAAACCGGAACAGAAGCGGTGCGGATCCCTTACACAAGCTGAACTGCTCGACGCTGAACGGACGATAATGAAGCTGGTCCAACGAGAAAGCTATCCAGACGAAACGGCGGTTCTTGAACAGAGAGATTCTCAACAAAACGGACATGATCGAAACAGCAAGCTGTACCAATTAATGCCCGCAGTAGATGAAAATGGTTTGCTGAGGCAACAAAGTCGTGTAGCTGTTGCAAAGAACATGGAGTACGATGCCCGGTTTCCTATCATTCTGCCACCAAAGCACAGAGCAGTCAGACTTCTGGTGGAAGATTATCATCGCCGCTATCGTCATGCGAACAACGAAACCATCGTCAATGAACTGCGTCAGAGGTTTACTATCTCGAGTCTACGTCAGCTCATAAGATCAGTGGCCTATGAGTGTCAGTTATGCAAGATCCGCAAGGCGCTTCCCAGCAATCCCCCAATGGCTGCACTTCCTCCAGCTCGTCTAGCGATGCATTGTCGTCCTTTCACTTACGTAGGCTTGGATTATTTTGGTCCGTTCTTGACTAAAGTGGGGAGATCGAACGTGAAGAGATGA